The Winogradskyella schleiferi genome has a window encoding:
- the mnmA gene encoding tRNA 2-thiouridine(34) synthase MnmA has product MKRVIVGLSGGVDSSVAAYLLKEQGYEVIGLFMKNWHDDSVTISDECPWLEDSNDAMLVADKLGIPFQTVDLSVQYKERIVDYMFNEYEKGRTPNPDVLCNREIKFDVFMDIALELGADYVATGHYCRKGTIEKDGKQIHQLLAGTDPNKDQSYFLCQLSQKQLAKALFPIGELLKPEVRDIAKAQDLITAEKKDSQGLCFIGKVRLPDFLQQQLKPKEGVIVEVNDTFETYNQKIPEFNSKENELQFLSKKPNYTLEDGKVVGKHQGAHYFTKGQRKGLGVGGTVEPLFVIDTDVKDNIIYTGQGKQHPGLYRNVLFVTNEELHWIREDLALKEGETMSVMARIRYRQALEKAMLYKVASGLYVEFENKQSAITEGQFVAWYIEDELVGSGVIS; this is encoded by the coding sequence ATGAAAAGAGTTATCGTAGGACTTTCAGGAGGAGTGGATTCTAGCGTTGCAGCCTATCTTTTAAAAGAACAAGGCTACGAGGTTATTGGCCTATTTATGAAAAATTGGCACGACGATTCCGTAACCATTTCAGATGAATGTCCATGGTTGGAAGATAGCAACGATGCCATGTTAGTGGCGGATAAATTAGGAATTCCTTTTCAGACCGTAGATTTAAGTGTGCAATACAAGGAACGTATTGTTGACTATATGTTCAACGAATACGAAAAAGGAAGAACACCAAATCCGGATGTACTTTGCAATCGCGAAATTAAGTTTGATGTCTTTATGGATATCGCTTTGGAGTTAGGGGCTGATTACGTCGCAACAGGTCATTATTGCAGAAAAGGCACCATTGAAAAGGATGGAAAACAAATTCATCAACTTTTAGCTGGTACAGACCCTAACAAAGACCAATCTTATTTTCTTTGCCAGTTATCACAAAAACAATTGGCAAAGGCTTTATTTCCTATTGGTGAATTATTAAAACCAGAGGTTAGGGACATCGCGAAGGCCCAAGATTTAATTACGGCCGAAAAGAAAGATTCGCAAGGGTTGTGTTTTATTGGTAAAGTAAGATTACCAGATTTTCTTCAACAACAACTCAAACCAAAAGAAGGGGTGATTGTTGAGGTAAACGATACCTTTGAAACTTATAACCAGAAAATACCAGAGTTTAATTCAAAAGAAAACGAACTCCAGTTCCTGTCCAAAAAACCAAACTATACTTTAGAGGATGGAAAGGTAGTGGGTAAACATCAAGGCGCTCATTATTTTACCAAAGGTCAACGCAAAGGTTTGGGAGTAGGCGGTACTGTTGAGCCTTTATTTGTCATAGATACCGATGTGAAAGACAATATTATATATACAGGCCAAGGTAAGCAGCATCCTGGTTTGTATCGCAATGTGCTATTTGTAACTAACGAAGAATTACATTGGATTCGTGAAGATTTGGCTTTAAAGGAAGGCGAAACTATGTCAGTAATGGCAAGAATTCGCTACAGGCAAGCGTTAGAAAAAGCAATGCTCTACAAAGTAGCTTCTGGCTTGTATGTGGAATTCGAAAATAAACAATCCGCAATTACTGAAGGTCAATTTGTAGCATGGTATATTGAGGATGAATTAGTAGGTTCAGGAGTTATTTCTTAA